One Ignavibacteriales bacterium DNA segment encodes these proteins:
- a CDS encoding helix-turn-helix transcriptional regulator translates to MILKGYPDYSKPGFNKNAPCPVQVWPNMIIHNKAKKADFPEHKGPLTIKCPLKGKETFITPERKFIVDNTSYLILNDGQTYSCFINSKEDVEVISVFFRPQFAEGVLTSLINSSDKLLELDHIESDQPVFFLEKLYKQDRYITPFIMKFRLASENNFDDEQWIEEEFYLLLENMLKVHRNLGKTIKKLPSVKKSTKIEIYRRLDIAKEYIDCNLGNDIKIEDMAREACLSTYHFIRLFKAVYEITPHRYLSKMRLDKAMNLLLRGDMSITDVCFDVGFKSLSSFSWLFKQKYGLYPEETKNSYQYFLTKLAILKK, encoded by the coding sequence ATGATCCTAAAAGGATATCCTGACTATAGTAAGCCCGGATTTAATAAAAATGCGCCATGCCCGGTGCAGGTCTGGCCTAATATGATAATTCATAACAAGGCTAAGAAGGCAGATTTTCCGGAGCATAAGGGTCCGCTTACGATCAAGTGTCCGCTAAAAGGAAAAGAGACTTTCATTACCCCGGAGAGAAAGTTTATTGTGGATAATACCAGTTACTTAATATTGAATGACGGACAGACTTACTCATGTTTTATCAACTCAAAAGAAGATGTCGAGGTAATTTCGGTTTTCTTCAGACCGCAGTTCGCGGAAGGTGTATTGACCAGTTTGATAAATTCCAGCGACAAGCTTCTTGAGTTAGATCACATCGAATCCGACCAGCCGGTTTTCTTTTTGGAAAAACTTTACAAGCAGGACAGGTATATAACGCCATTTATAATGAAGTTCCGGCTCGCATCGGAAAATAATTTTGATGACGAGCAATGGATAGAAGAAGAGTTTTATCTTCTACTCGAGAACATGCTCAAGGTTCACAGGAATCTAGGCAAGACCATAAAGAAACTTCCCTCGGTAAAGAAGTCAACGAAGATAGAGATATACAGGCGTCTTGATATTGCTAAAGAATACATAGACTGCAATCTTGGAAATGATATAAAGATCGAGGACATGGCACGGGAAGCCTGTCTCTCTACATATCATTTCATTCGTTTATTCAAAGCGGTATATGAGATAACTCCTCACAGGTATCTCTCAAAGATGAGGCTGGATAAAGCCATGAACCTGTTATTGCGAGGTGACATGTCCATCACTGATGTGTGTTTCGATGTTGGGTTTAAGAGTTTAAGCTCATTTAGCTGGTTGTTTAAACAGAAGTATGGGCTCTATCCGGAAGAGACAAAGAACTCCTACCAATACTTCCTGACAAAATTAGCAATATTAAAGAAGTAG
- a CDS encoding DinB family protein: MENPVAKHLMMQWEWMLNWVNGPLGSLSDEDLLNTITESGNSGIWILGHLVISDDDFSLYMGKGDFIYPGYREYFASGSVQRPVNDYPPVKELREAWINVCEKNRTIYLSLTDEELEQPHARINVEGEDFVKTKAEVAGVWQFHQVYHAGQLGVLLSKIRKQKSL, translated from the coding sequence ATGGAAAACCCGGTAGCAAAACATCTTATGATGCAGTGGGAATGGATGTTGAACTGGGTTAATGGTCCGTTAGGTTCACTTTCCGACGAAGACCTGCTCAATACTATAACCGAAAGCGGAAATTCGGGTATATGGATACTGGGACACCTGGTGATAAGCGATGATGATTTTTCTTTATATATGGGCAAGGGAGATTTTATTTATCCCGGGTACAGGGAGTATTTCGCGTCCGGAAGCGTACAGAGACCGGTTAATGATTATCCCCCGGTAAAGGAACTTCGTGAAGCGTGGATTAATGTTTGCGAGAAAAACAGGACAATTTATTTGTCCCTTACGGACGAGGAACTCGAACAGCCACACGCTCGTATTAATGTAGAAGGTGAGGATTTTGTGAAAACAAAAGCCGAAGTTGCCGGAGTATGGCAGTTTCACCAGGTTTATCATGCAGGACAGCTTGGCGTACTGCTTTCAAAAATAAGAAAACAAAAATCCTTATAA
- a CDS encoding Trk family potassium uptake protein: MLLKKINSYIGSRITTAQTLILGYFLFILFGSFLLMLPISIDSDETLSFVDSIFTTTSAISGTGLIVEDTGTYFSLFGQAVILILIQVGNVGYMIFFALAVVIFSGRLSLFNKLILKESISHSKLELKQFVFKVIKYTLVIEAVAAAMLVIYWMEDMTFGESLRQGIFHSVSAFCTAGFSLNSDNLMGYRNDYFVNAVIIAASYAGCIGFFVVYDLSSFTKSSFKKIRYRLSTHSRLVLWVSLSIIVIGTVLIYFVENIISHTGEASTLLESFFQSASASTSVGFNTVDISKLERSSLLGIVIEMFIGASPSGTGGGIKTTVFLIMCLSLFTFIRDRKNVNVMSRSIHPATIARAFSISLLALFWLLFTTMFLNITEEQQFLSLLFEASSALGNNGLSTGITASMSTPGKIILSLTMLIGRVGPLIVGYTLLGRQKAVNYSYPEGNILIV, encoded by the coding sequence ATGTTATTAAAAAAGATTAATTCATACATAGGATCCAGGATAACCACTGCGCAGACCCTAATATTGGGGTATTTTCTTTTTATACTTTTCGGGAGTTTCCTGCTGATGCTCCCTATCTCTATAGATAGTGATGAAACCCTCTCTTTTGTAGATTCCATATTCACCACCACATCAGCAATATCCGGAACAGGTCTGATAGTAGAGGATACGGGGACATATTTCTCGCTATTTGGGCAGGCAGTGATACTGATCCTGATACAGGTAGGAAATGTTGGTTATATGATATTTTTTGCACTGGCTGTTGTGATATTTAGTGGTAGGTTATCTCTATTTAACAAGCTGATTTTAAAAGAATCCATAAGCCACTCAAAGCTCGAACTAAAGCAATTCGTTTTTAAAGTTATTAAGTACACACTTGTAATCGAAGCAGTAGCGGCGGCAATGCTGGTAATTTACTGGATGGAAGATATGACATTCGGGGAGTCGCTCAGGCAGGGTATATTTCACTCTGTCTCTGCATTCTGTACAGCAGGATTTTCGTTAAATAGTGATAATCTTATGGGCTACAGGAATGATTATTTTGTAAACGCGGTAATAATCGCGGCATCGTATGCGGGGTGTATAGGATTTTTCGTAGTGTATGATCTCTCCTCATTTACAAAATCATCATTCAAAAAGATACGGTACAGACTATCAACGCACTCCCGGCTTGTATTATGGGTCTCACTCAGCATAATAGTAATAGGAACAGTGCTGATTTATTTTGTAGAGAATATCATTAGCCATACGGGTGAAGCAAGTACATTGCTGGAATCATTTTTTCAGTCAGCATCAGCCAGTACGTCTGTTGGATTTAATACGGTCGATATTTCAAAACTTGAGAGATCATCATTATTGGGTATAGTCATTGAAATGTTTATAGGTGCTTCACCAAGCGGAACAGGTGGTGGCATTAAGACAACTGTCTTTTTGATCATGTGTCTCTCGCTATTTACTTTTATAAGAGACAGGAAAAATGTAAACGTAATGAGCAGATCCATCCATCCCGCTACAATCGCTCGAGCATTTTCGATTAGTCTCTTAGCGCTTTTCTGGCTGTTATTTACAACAATGTTTTTAAATATTACGGAGGAACAGCAGTTTCTTTCACTGCTTTTTGAGGCATCCTCGGCACTGGGAAATAACGGGCTCTCGACAGGGATAACCGCTTCTATGTCTACCCCCGGTAAAATTATTTTGTCTCTAACTATGTTAATTGGCAGGGTAGGACCTCTTATTGTAGGATACACACTGCTTGGAAGACAAAAAGCCGTAAATTATTCATACCCCGAAGGGAACATATTAATAGTATAA
- a CDS encoding TrkA family potassium uptake protein, which produces MKQFVVIGLGRFGSNLATTLYKLGNQVLALDQDKQRVEKIKDSVTEAIIANAKDVETLSEFIDKDIDTVILATGTDIEMSVLSVLYLKQIGVKHIIAKAKNDDHGKILKSLGVEEVIFPERDIAERLAERLNMSSLIAHIPLAPEYSIVEIATPEKFFGKSLEELDIRNKYGITVVGIKDVLMDTIDISPKPDKKLPPDSAMILVCKTDEIEDLTFE; this is translated from the coding sequence ATGAAACAGTTCGTCGTAATCGGTCTCGGCCGTTTTGGTTCAAATCTCGCAACCACTCTTTATAAGCTGGGCAACCAAGTACTTGCATTGGATCAGGACAAGCAAAGAGTGGAAAAAATTAAGGATAGTGTCACGGAAGCTATCATTGCAAATGCAAAGGATGTCGAAACTTTATCTGAGTTTATAGATAAGGACATAGATACAGTGATACTTGCTACAGGTACGGATATTGAAATGAGCGTGCTGTCGGTACTCTATCTAAAGCAGATCGGAGTAAAGCACATTATTGCGAAAGCGAAGAATGATGATCACGGTAAGATATTAAAATCTCTCGGAGTTGAAGAGGTTATTTTTCCGGAAAGGGACATTGCCGAGAGACTCGCGGAGCGATTGAACATGTCGAGCCTTATTGCTCATATACCGCTTGCTCCAGAATATAGTATTGTAGAGATTGCTACACCTGAAAAATTCTTTGGCAAGTCGCTTGAGGAGCTGGACATTAGGAATAAATACGGCATTACAGTGGTCGGTATCAAGGATGTGCTTATGGATACGATCGATATCTCTCCAAAGCCTGACAAAAAGCTTCCTCCAGATTCAGCAATGATACTTGTATGTAAAACAGACGAGATAGAAGATCTGACTTTTGAGTAA
- a CDS encoding DinB family protein — MINPPFYDLYIDLVRDNDILFTLDEQMNFTYAFLATIPENKANYSYAEGKWTIKEIIGHLIDAERVFVYRATRFARKDKTDLPGFEENDYVENANFSSRTLKDLAEELLLLRKSNMYLFNSFTDEIMKRTGTANGGEISVEAILYIIAGHQKHHLKVINDRYLN, encoded by the coding sequence ATGATAAATCCTCCGTTTTACGATTTATATATAGACCTGGTGAGAGATAATGATATATTATTTACTCTCGATGAACAGATGAATTTTACATACGCTTTCCTTGCTACAATACCGGAGAATAAAGCTAATTACTCATATGCTGAAGGGAAGTGGACGATCAAGGAAATAATAGGGCATTTAATAGATGCCGAGAGAGTTTTTGTGTACAGGGCAACAAGATTCGCAAGGAAGGATAAGACAGATCTCCCCGGGTTTGAGGAGAATGACTATGTAGAAAATGCTAACTTTTCTTCGCGTACTCTCAAGGATCTTGCCGAGGAGTTATTACTGTTGAGGAAATCAAACATGTATTTATTTAACAGCTTTACGGATGAAATCATGAAACGGACGGGAACAGCCAACGGTGGTGAGATTTCTGTAGAGGCGATACTTTATATTATTGCCGGGCACCAAAAGCACCATTTGAAAGTCATAAACGATAGGTATTTGAACTGA
- a CDS encoding S8 family serine peptidase codes for MKKILVGISLFLSSYNVFGQFNPDDMIITTRLSETFYDKNGDVLTGKGVIIGDVDSGVDVFHPMFFFADGGDYNWIDVNGDGKFVPGEDAVDLDNDGIASDNEILRYIEMNDQTYGMIGSNSRKFEANFDFLYNDANNNKKRDFGPKAGFTEQDPTYGELLFIVRDDDGNNTLSVGEKITALHTSKVRAVREKDGTIRRRGVDLIYTEPDSIGHGTGVAGIIMGGTYGVQKLHGIAPNAEMIFANIKYDYTPRFVRNFPELVGFMAEENPDILLFEDGEWCWEFMDGSTEEERLTTQMALNGTIVVGGAGNLADGKMHIYDKLQSGDKRTYVVECPSRAEGKVNDGVFPSILWRDPNVYPVITIETPDGKESDELRDGSGFIRVGDYNIFYSRDVSSKGTAMFRFGFSEKDSGSVKGDWKINVSTDKELELQGYVVDVSQGWDGNSHWKSNKISEVYTVTFPSTADSLISTGAYTVNFPFYPGDEIGKLCSYSGRGPLINGRLGVDIVAPGHTTFSTATNYSYQIFSGTSSAAPHVVGTAALLLQYDNTLDNPRFKQLIYSSASKDRFTGDDLPNNKWGYGKLNIEGAIRTLIEQNK; via the coding sequence ATGAAAAAAATATTAGTTGGAATTTCCCTTTTTTTATCATCATATAATGTCTTTGGGCAGTTCAATCCTGACGACATGATAATAACAACCAGGCTGAGCGAAACATTTTACGATAAGAATGGTGACGTATTGACCGGGAAAGGTGTAATAATAGGTGATGTGGATTCCGGTGTGGATGTATTTCACCCAATGTTCTTCTTTGCCGACGGTGGAGACTATAACTGGATAGACGTCAATGGAGACGGTAAGTTTGTTCCGGGTGAGGATGCGGTGGATCTGGATAATGACGGTATTGCCAGTGATAATGAGATATTGAGATATATAGAGATGAATGACCAGACATATGGTATGATAGGCTCTAACAGCAGGAAATTTGAGGCAAATTTTGATTTCCTCTATAATGATGCAAATAATAATAAAAAGAGAGATTTCGGTCCAAAAGCCGGGTTTACCGAGCAGGATCCCACATACGGGGAATTGCTCTTTATAGTGAGAGATGACGATGGTAACAACACCCTATCGGTAGGTGAGAAAATTACTGCTTTACATACCTCTAAGGTTAGAGCAGTCCGTGAAAAGGATGGTACTATCCGCAGACGCGGTGTGGACCTGATCTATACAGAACCTGATTCGATTGGGCATGGTACGGGGGTTGCCGGTATTATAATGGGTGGTACATATGGTGTGCAGAAGCTTCACGGAATCGCCCCGAACGCTGAGATGATATTTGCTAATATAAAGTATGACTATACACCAAGATTTGTTAGGAATTTCCCGGAACTGGTTGGCTTCATGGCTGAAGAAAATCCGGATATACTGCTTTTTGAAGATGGTGAGTGGTGTTGGGAATTCATGGACGGATCCACAGAAGAGGAGCGGTTGACTACCCAGATGGCTCTTAATGGCACTATAGTGGTTGGGGGGGCAGGTAATCTTGCAGACGGGAAAATGCATATTTATGATAAACTACAGTCTGGAGATAAGAGGACATATGTAGTAGAATGCCCCTCTCGCGCCGAGGGTAAGGTAAATGACGGTGTATTTCCGTCTATTTTGTGGCGTGATCCGAATGTTTACCCGGTAATCACGATAGAAACCCCGGATGGTAAGGAAAGTGATGAATTAAGGGACGGCTCAGGCTTTATTAGGGTTGGAGATTACAATATATTCTATTCGAGGGATGTATCATCGAAGGGTACAGCAATGTTCAGATTTGGCTTTTCGGAGAAAGATTCCGGAAGCGTAAAGGGTGACTGGAAGATAAATGTGAGTACGGATAAGGAGTTGGAGCTACAGGGGTATGTTGTTGATGTCTCCCAGGGCTGGGATGGAAATTCGCACTGGAAATCCAATAAAATTTCAGAGGTATATACGGTTACATTCCCTTCTACGGCGGACAGCCTTATTTCTACTGGTGCTTATACGGTTAATTTCCCCTTCTACCCGGGCGATGAGATCGGTAAACTTTGCAGTTACAGCGGAAGAGGACCCCTTATCAATGGACGGCTGGGGGTCGATATCGTGGCTCCGGGGCATACTACATTCTCTACTGCGACTAATTACAGCTACCAGATATTTAGCGGAACCAGTTCAGCCGCTCCACACGTGGTAGGAACAGCGGCATTACTTCTTCAATATGATAATACATTGGATAACCCAAGATTCAAACAACTTATCTACAGCTCAGCTTCAAAAGACAGGTTTACCGGGGATGACCTTCCAAATAATAAATGGGGATATGGTAAGCTGAATATTGAAGGCGCAATAAGAACATTGATCGAACAAAATAAATAA
- a CDS encoding DUF899 family protein: MSNEEKKALESELNEIFNESEKLRKRRLELLSKLGEKEIDTEYNFITSDGSKKSLAELFGDQKYLFTIHNMGKHCSYCTMWADGFNDTYKYIQKKGAFVLISPDDHDTQKEFADSRGWTFMTATPDNNEFIRDMGYSMEQDGETYYLPGLSVFEKSNDGKIKRVTKEWFGPSDYYCNVWHFYDLLPEENITITS; encoded by the coding sequence ATGAGCAACGAAGAAAAAAAAGCTCTTGAATCGGAATTAAATGAAATATTCAATGAGTCCGAAAAGCTCAGAAAGAGAAGATTAGAGCTTTTATCAAAACTGGGAGAAAAAGAAATAGATACCGAATATAATTTTATTACCAGTGACGGATCGAAGAAGTCGCTAGCAGAGCTATTTGGTGACCAGAAATATTTATTTACTATCCACAATATGGGCAAACATTGTTCCTATTGTACGATGTGGGCGGATGGTTTTAACGATACTTATAAGTACATTCAGAAGAAGGGGGCATTTGTGTTGATCTCCCCCGATGATCATGATACACAAAAGGAATTTGCAGATTCAAGAGGGTGGACATTTATGACTGCTACCCCGGACAATAATGAGTTCATAAGAGACATGGGATATTCAATGGAACAGGACGGCGAAACATATTATCTTCCCGGGCTTTCAGTATTTGAGAAATCCAATGACGGGAAGATAAAGAGGGTTACAAAGGAATGGTTTGGACCATCGGATTATTACTGCAATGTATGGCACTTTTACGATCTTCTACCTGAGGAAAATATAACTATCACTTCATAA
- a CDS encoding tetratricopeptide repeat protein, protein MILLILNFLIMSDGLPFIDSLWDYNDPAGTEKKFKELLPEAEASGDKDYYIQLLTQIARTYGLQRQFDKAHELLDQVGDLLAENENVDTAWVRYYLERGRAFNSAGDKEKALVLFKQAYDYAENTGMDFYAIDAAHMMAIAENPEESLRWSDIAIGMIEKTSDERAKKWGGPLYNNTGWTYHDMGDYEKAMSYFEKSLSWHKERNTGEGERIARWTVARCLRSLGRASDALDMQMELLKDIEQNNYRNDGFVFEEIGECNLELGSEDTASEYFAKAYELLSQDEWLQANEKDRLDRMKKLGKVPD, encoded by the coding sequence ATGATCCTATTAATTTTAAACTTCCTGATTATGTCAGACGGATTGCCGTTTATTGATTCCCTTTGGGATTATAACGACCCTGCGGGGACAGAGAAAAAATTCAAAGAGTTACTACCTGAGGCTGAAGCATCGGGTGACAAAGATTATTATATTCAGCTGCTCACACAGATTGCCAGAACATATGGTTTGCAAAGACAGTTTGATAAGGCACATGAATTGCTGGATCAAGTAGGTGATCTACTTGCTGAAAATGAGAACGTCGATACCGCATGGGTAAGATACTATCTCGAAAGAGGACGCGCTTTCAATTCTGCAGGTGATAAAGAAAAAGCATTGGTGCTTTTTAAGCAGGCTTACGATTATGCCGAAAACACAGGAATGGACTTTTATGCAATAGATGCGGCTCATATGATGGCTATTGCCGAGAACCCGGAAGAATCCCTTAGATGGAGTGATATAGCTATTGGCATGATAGAAAAAACCTCTGATGAAAGAGCTAAAAAATGGGGCGGTCCTCTGTACAATAATACAGGATGGACATACCATGATATGGGTGATTACGAAAAGGCTATGTCATACTTCGAAAAATCTCTTTCCTGGCATAAGGAAAGGAATACAGGTGAAGGTGAGAGGATAGCCCGTTGGACGGTTGCGAGATGTCTGCGGTCTCTGGGCAGGGCTTCCGATGCACTGGATATGCAGATGGAATTATTAAAGGATATAGAACAAAATAATTACAGAAATGATGGGTTTGTATTCGAGGAGATCGGTGAATGTAACCTGGAACTGGGAAGTGAAGATACGGCTTCGGAGTATTTTGCAAAGGCATATGAACTTCTTTCTCAGGATGAATGGCTTCAGGCAAATGAGAAAGATCGCCTGGATAGGATGAAAAAGCTAGGAAAAGTGCCTGATTAA
- a CDS encoding VOC family protein, producing the protein MSNSINWFAIPVSDFKRAVDFYNALFDGGMQQMQMQGRDLAFFPAERGSVSGHLFQADGYEPSDKGPLLYLNGGDDLQIMLDKVEGAGGKIVAPKRQVTPEIGYVAEFIDTEGNKVALHSPN; encoded by the coding sequence ATGTCAAATTCGATCAATTGGTTTGCAATTCCAGTCTCCGATTTCAAAAGGGCAGTAGATTTTTACAATGCTTTATTCGATGGAGGCATGCAGCAAATGCAAATGCAAGGCAGAGACCTTGCATTTTTCCCGGCTGAACGTGGCTCTGTGAGCGGGCATCTTTTTCAGGCTGACGGGTATGAACCTTCGGACAAAGGTCCTTTGCTTTACCTGAACGGCGGCGATGATCTGCAGATAATGTTAGACAAAGTAGAAGGAGCCGGTGGTAAGATAGTCGCTCCAAAAAGGCAGGTAACTCCCGAAATAGGTTATGTGGCGGAATTCATCGATACCGAGGGAAACAAAGTAGCACTTCATTCACCAAATTAA
- a CDS encoding VOC family protein: MPNSINWFEIPVTDFERAKKFYGHITGNELHQEQMGPFTMGFLGGGESGVHGAIVAGEGYEPSANGALIYLNGGDDLSGMLAKVEEAGGSVVVPKTEITPEIGFFAIFMDSEGNKVAMHSPK, from the coding sequence ATGCCAAATTCAATTAACTGGTTCGAGATACCGGTAACGGATTTCGAGAGAGCAAAGAAATTTTACGGACACATTACGGGAAACGAACTCCACCAGGAGCAGATGGGACCGTTTACAATGGGATTCCTCGGCGGCGGCGAAAGCGGCGTGCACGGGGCGATCGTAGCCGGTGAAGGGTACGAGCCCAGCGCTAACGGTGCGCTGATATATCTGAACGGCGGTGACGATCTATCCGGGATGCTGGCTAAAGTAGAGGAAGCCGGAGGTTCCGTGGTAGTACCCAAAACCGAAATAACCCCGGAGATAGGTTTTTTCGCAATATTCATGGACAGCGAAGGAAACAAAGTTGCTATGCACTCACCGAAATAA
- a CDS encoding SRPBCC domain-containing protein → MGELELIVEKEIKSTPANIYNSLTDPLILSKWFTTNAKGDLSIGGKYLNDDGDCGEYIELKPFEKIRFTWENPEHCPGTEVMIEIISLTYDITKVRITHSKIETEEGIEQMREGWTWTLDNLKQFLEIGVPITFEKWKRQRSN, encoded by the coding sequence ATGGGTGAGCTTGAATTAATAGTTGAGAAAGAGATAAAATCAACACCTGCTAATATATACAATTCTCTTACAGATCCGCTTATATTATCCAAGTGGTTTACTACTAATGCAAAGGGCGACCTAAGTATTGGAGGAAAATACCTGAATGATGATGGTGACTGTGGTGAATATATAGAGCTTAAGCCATTTGAAAAAATACGCTTTACATGGGAAAATCCGGAACATTGCCCGGGCACGGAAGTAATGATCGAAATAATTTCACTTACCTACGACATAACCAAAGTCAGAATTACTCACTCAAAAATTGAAACCGAAGAAGGTATTGAGCAAATGAGGGAAGGATGGACATGGACCCTCGATAACCTGAAGCAGTTTCTCGAAATAGGTGTGCCGATCACTTTCGAGAAATGGAAAAGACAGCGCAGTAATTAA
- a CDS encoding PhzF family phenazine biosynthesis protein, translating into MKIFTVDAFTDKLFSGNPAGVCILDDDMPENIMLSIAAEMNLSETAFVKKIDEGFSLKWFTPKVEVQLCGHATLATAHILWEQGMLSQNEEARFHTLSGLLSVTNENGEYEMNFPAYTVKDVSPNEKLIEALKVTPVNFAEAEYHYICELESEEQLRNVSPSLETLMGLEKFGIIITAKSSGNGYDFVSRFFAPSKGVNEDPVTGSAHCSLGPYWMQKTGRDYFTAYQASQRGGVVKIKMNDSRVLLKGRAVTFLRGDISL; encoded by the coding sequence ATGAAGATATTCACGGTAGATGCTTTCACTGATAAACTTTTCTCCGGCAATCCAGCCGGAGTTTGTATTTTAGATGATGATATGCCTGAAAATATTATGCTCTCTATTGCTGCAGAAATGAACCTCTCTGAGACTGCCTTTGTAAAAAAGATTGATGAAGGATTTAGTTTAAAATGGTTTACACCGAAAGTTGAAGTGCAATTATGCGGGCATGCAACGCTTGCAACTGCTCATATACTTTGGGAGCAGGGAATGTTATCACAAAATGAGGAAGCACGGTTCCATACATTAAGCGGTTTGCTCTCTGTTACAAATGAGAATGGTGAATACGAAATGAACTTCCCTGCTTACACTGTAAAAGACGTGTCTCCGAATGAAAAACTTATCGAAGCTCTTAAGGTAACGCCAGTAAATTTTGCTGAGGCGGAATATCATTACATTTGCGAACTGGAATCTGAAGAACAATTAAGAAATGTTTCCCCATCCTTGGAAACCCTTATGGGGCTTGAGAAATTCGGGATTATCATTACAGCTAAGTCAAGCGGTAACGGATATGATTTTGTGTCCCGATTCTTTGCACCGTCAAAGGGAGTTAATGAAGATCCTGTTACTGGCTCCGCGCACTGCTCACTAGGTCCTTATTGGATGCAAAAGACCGGTCGTGATTACTTCACTGCATATCAAGCATCACAAAGAGGCGGTGTTGTAAAAATAAAAATGAACGACAGCCGTGTCCTCTTAAAAGGAAGAGCAGTTACTTTTCTTAGAGGCGACATCTCCTTATAA